One window of the Lynx canadensis isolate LIC74 chromosome D3, mLynCan4.pri.v2, whole genome shotgun sequence genome contains the following:
- the SYT4 gene encoding synaptotagmin-4 isoform X1 — protein MAPITTSREEFDEIPTVVGIFSAFGLVFTVSLFAWICCQRKSSKSNKTPPYKFVHVLKGVDIYPENLSSKKKFGADDKNEVKNKPAVPKNSLHLDLEKRDLNGNFPKTNLKASSPSDLESVTPKLFSEGEKEAVSPDSLKSSASLTSEEKQEKLGTLFFSLEYNFEKKAFVVNIKEARGLPAMDEQSMTSDPYIKMTILPEKKHKVKTRVLRKTLDPAFDETFTFYGILYTQIQELALHFTILSFDRFSRDDIIGEVLIPLAGIELSDGKMLMNREIIKRNVRKSSGRGELLISLCYQSTTNTLTVVVLKARHLPKSDVSGLSDPYVKVNLYHAKKRISKKKTHVKKCTPNAVFNELFVFDIPCEGLEEISVEFLVLDSERGSRNEVIGRLVLGATAEGTGGEHWKEICDYPRRQIAKWHMLCDG, from the exons ATGGCTCCGATCACTACCAGCCGGGAAGAATTTG ATGAAATCCCCACAGTGGTGGGGATCTTCAGTGCATTTGGCCTGGTCTTCACAGTCTCTCTGTTTGCATGGATCTGCTGTCAGAGAAAATCATCCAAGTCTAACAAGACTCCTCCATATAAGTTTGTGCATGTACTAAAAGGAGTTGATATTTATCCTGAAAACCTAAGTAGCAAGAAGAAGTTTGGAGCAGATGACAAAAACGAAGTAAAGAATAAGCCAGCTGTGCCAAAGAATTCATTACATCTCGACCTTGAGAAGAGAGATCTCAATGGCAATTTTCCCAAAACAAACCTCAAAGCTAGTAGCCCTTCTGATCTGGAGAGTGTGACCCCAAAGCTCTTttcagaaggggagaaagaagccGTTTCCCCTGATAGCTTAAAGTCCAGCGCTTCCCTTACTTCAGAAGAGAAACAGGAGAAGCTGGGAACCCTCTTCTTCTCCTTAGAGTACAACTTTGAGAAGAAAGCATTTGTGGTAAATATCAAGGAAGCCCGTGGCTTGCCAGCCATGGATGAGCAGTCGATGACCTCTGACCCGTATATCAAAATGACGATCCTCCCAGAGAAGAAGCATAAAGTGAAAACCAGAGTTCTGAGAAAGACCTTGGACCCAGCTTTTGATGAGACCTTTACATTCTATGGGATCCTCTATACTCAGATCCAAGAGTTGGCCTTGCACTTCACAATCTTGAGTTTCGACAGGTTTTCAAGAGATGATATCATTGGAGAAGTCCTTATTCCTCTTGCAGGAATTGAATTATCTGatggaaaaatgttaatgaaCAGAGAGATCATCAAGAGAAATGTTAGG AAGTCTTCAGGACGGGGTGAGTTACTGATCTCTCTCTGCTATCAGTCCACTACAAATACTCTCACTGTGGTTGTTTTAAAAGCTCGACACCTGCCTAAATCTGATGTGTCTGGACTTTCAG ATCCCTACGTGAAAGTGAACCTGTACCATGCCAAAAAGAGAATCTCTAAAAAGAAGACTCATGTGAAGAAATGCACCCCTAATGCAGTGTTCAATGAACTGTTTGTCTTTGATATTCCTTGTGAGGGTCTTGAAGAGATAAGTGTTGAGTTTCTGGTTTTGGATTCTGAAAGGGGATCCAGAAATGAGGTGATAGGGCGGTTGGTCCTGGGAGCAACAGCAGAAGGAACCGGTGGAGAGCACTGGAAAGAGATCTGTGACTATCCCAGGAGACAAATTGCCAAGTGGCATATGCTCTGTGATGGGTAG
- the SYT4 gene encoding synaptotagmin-4 isoform X2: protein MAPITTSREEFDEIPTVVGIFSAFGLVFTVSLFAWICCQRKSSKSNKTPPYKFVHVLKGVDIYPENLSSKKKFGADDKNEVKNKPAVPKNSLHLDLEKRDLNGNFPKTNLKASSPSDLESVTPKLFSEGEKEAVSPDSLKSSASLTSEEKQEKLGTLFFSLEYNFEKKAFVVNIKEARGLPAMDEQSMTSDPYIKMTILPEKKHKVKTRVLRKTLDPAFDETFTFYGILYTQIQELALHFTILSFDRFSRDDIIGEVLIPLAGIELSDGKMLMNREIIKRNKSSGRGELLISLCYQSTTNTLTVVVLKARHLPKSDVSGLSDPYVKVNLYHAKKRISKKKTHVKKCTPNAVFNELFVFDIPCEGLEEISVEFLVLDSERGSRNEVIGRLVLGATAEGTGGEHWKEICDYPRRQIAKWHMLCDG, encoded by the exons ATGGCTCCGATCACTACCAGCCGGGAAGAATTTG ATGAAATCCCCACAGTGGTGGGGATCTTCAGTGCATTTGGCCTGGTCTTCACAGTCTCTCTGTTTGCATGGATCTGCTGTCAGAGAAAATCATCCAAGTCTAACAAGACTCCTCCATATAAGTTTGTGCATGTACTAAAAGGAGTTGATATTTATCCTGAAAACCTAAGTAGCAAGAAGAAGTTTGGAGCAGATGACAAAAACGAAGTAAAGAATAAGCCAGCTGTGCCAAAGAATTCATTACATCTCGACCTTGAGAAGAGAGATCTCAATGGCAATTTTCCCAAAACAAACCTCAAAGCTAGTAGCCCTTCTGATCTGGAGAGTGTGACCCCAAAGCTCTTttcagaaggggagaaagaagccGTTTCCCCTGATAGCTTAAAGTCCAGCGCTTCCCTTACTTCAGAAGAGAAACAGGAGAAGCTGGGAACCCTCTTCTTCTCCTTAGAGTACAACTTTGAGAAGAAAGCATTTGTGGTAAATATCAAGGAAGCCCGTGGCTTGCCAGCCATGGATGAGCAGTCGATGACCTCTGACCCGTATATCAAAATGACGATCCTCCCAGAGAAGAAGCATAAAGTGAAAACCAGAGTTCTGAGAAAGACCTTGGACCCAGCTTTTGATGAGACCTTTACATTCTATGGGATCCTCTATACTCAGATCCAAGAGTTGGCCTTGCACTTCACAATCTTGAGTTTCGACAGGTTTTCAAGAGATGATATCATTGGAGAAGTCCTTATTCCTCTTGCAGGAATTGAATTATCTGatggaaaaatgttaatgaaCAGAGAGATCATCAAGAGAAAT AAGTCTTCAGGACGGGGTGAGTTACTGATCTCTCTCTGCTATCAGTCCACTACAAATACTCTCACTGTGGTTGTTTTAAAAGCTCGACACCTGCCTAAATCTGATGTGTCTGGACTTTCAG ATCCCTACGTGAAAGTGAACCTGTACCATGCCAAAAAGAGAATCTCTAAAAAGAAGACTCATGTGAAGAAATGCACCCCTAATGCAGTGTTCAATGAACTGTTTGTCTTTGATATTCCTTGTGAGGGTCTTGAAGAGATAAGTGTTGAGTTTCTGGTTTTGGATTCTGAAAGGGGATCCAGAAATGAGGTGATAGGGCGGTTGGTCCTGGGAGCAACAGCAGAAGGAACCGGTGGAGAGCACTGGAAAGAGATCTGTGACTATCCCAGGAGACAAATTGCCAAGTGGCATATGCTCTGTGATGGGTAG